A single region of the Triticum dicoccoides isolate Atlit2015 ecotype Zavitan chromosome 2B, WEW_v2.0, whole genome shotgun sequence genome encodes:
- the LOC119364033 gene encoding U11/U12 small nuclear ribonucleoprotein 48 kDa protein-like produces the protein METPPLPPALPSVLAHLRSLLSAASSALSSVPSPLLACSTTTTATIATSSTLPAPAPTTPLPSLPSSPTSEIPLPLPAAPAPYHDCPAVVRTTNQPPASSSLPAFLAAECADFASSTAAPTLSSPPRILPSELCLLRREVDSWGSHHPPGAYSYAAARVVEALRLGALQWEVELRRWLLASSPRYGIVIDAASRDHMFVLVRLCLKAAAAEAGCSLERLPKGEGEEFRLDPRAVRFECPRLVDGVSWLAMQLEVLYGKGNGWFFAITAVKEAILRLGSCLAVLVGDGVAGGASEKGCELRDTGTSLIFVSQVAAAIAALHERLSLDKKIRALQAPRPSKYQLLLEYSQILKQGCDERSKRPNYRAVLDYDGILPRQMDNQESGRSKTREELLAEERDYKRRRMSYRGKKMKRNPTEILRDIIDEHMAEIKQAGLGEPPGDIAQNILETNSNGGAYQGSSCDKAILGSRLRSRENSPHTASRSHDTRDSYMNIRYENSGHRHQNVSEHEKGGIRESGNAMNRGYSDRHDYTHKRNTNDHRKYGNKYKKNIPDYHSESSDRSAWSTRTPKSSEREYGGMPGDKSNDRTRTTQNRHGSIPGNKDQFSDRYDPQSRYSDEDPREAYHDA, from the exons ATGGAGACGCCGCCTCTACCACCTGCCCTGCCGTCCGTTCTCGCCCACCTGCGGTCCCTCCTCTCCGCCGCCTCTTCCGCTCTATCCTCCGTCCCTTCCCCACTCctcgcctgctccaccaccacgacgGCGACGATCGCCACCTCCTCCACACTCCCCGCACCTGCGCCCACCACCCCGCTCCCATCTCTCCCCTCTTCACCGACTTCCGaaatccccctccccctcccggcTGCGCCCGCCCCCTACCACGACTGCCCAGCCGTCGTCCGCACCACCAACCAACCGCCCGCCTCGTCCTCCCTCCCCGCCTTCCTCGCCGCCGAGTGTGCAGACTTCGCCTCCTCCACTGCCGCCCCaaccctctcctctcctccccgcaTCCTCCCGTCTGAGCTCTGCCTCCTACGTCGGGAGGTGGACTCCTGGGGCAGCCACCATCCCCCCGGGGCGTACTCCTACGCTGCGGCCCGCGTGGTGGAGGCACTGCGGCTAGGCGCCCTGCAGTGGGAAGTCGAGCTGCGGCGCTGGTTGCTCGCGAGCTCACCGAGATATGGTATCGTGATTGATGCGGCCAGTCGAGACCATATGTTTGTGCTGGTCAGGCTGTgtctgaaggcggcggcggcggaggcagggtGCTCGCTGGAACGCCTGCccaagggggagggcgaggagtttCGTCTTGATCCGAGGGCTGTGCGGTTCGAGTGCCCCAGACTGGTTGATGGTGTCTCGTGGTTGGCGATGCAGCTCGAGGTTTTGTATGGGAAGGGCAATGGCTGGTTCTTCGCGATTACGGCGGTGAAGGAGGCAATTCTTAGGTTGGGGTCTTGTTTGGCTGTCCTTGTTGGAGATGGTGTTGCTGGAGGCGCTAGTGAAAAAGGATGTGAGTTGAGAGATACCGGGACATCCCTTATTTTTGTTTCCCAGGTTGCTGCTGCCATTGCAGCCTTACATGAGAGGTTGTCCCTGGATAAGAAGATTAGGGCTCTGCAAGCACCACGCCCATCCAAATATCAGCT GTTACTTGAATATTCACAAATACTGAAGCAAGGCTGTGATGAGCGTTCAAAGCGACCAAACTACAGAGCTGTTCTGGATTATGATGGAATTCTACCACGTCAAATGGATAACCAG GAATCTGGTAGGTCCAAGACAAGGGAGGAGCTGCTAGCTGAAGAACGGGATTACAAGAGAAGAAGAATGTCTTACCGTGGGAAGAAAATGAAGCGAAATCCAACAGAG ATATTAAGAGACATAATTGATGAGCACATGGCGGAAATAAAACAAGCAGGTCTGGGGGAACCTCCTGGTGACATTGCACAAAATATACTTGAGACCAATTCTAATGGAGGCGCTTACCAAGGAAGCTCTTGTGATAAGGCTATTTTGGGTTCTCGATTACGTAGTCGTGAGAACTCaccacatactgcatcaaggagccATGACACAAGGGATTCATATATGAACATAAGATATGAAAATAGTGGACACCGTCACCAAAATGTATCTGAGCATGAGAAAGGAGGGATCAGAGAATCAGGAAATGCAATGAATCGAGGCTATTCTGACCGGCATGATTACACACATAAAAGAAACACCAATGATCATAGGAAATATGGTAATAAGTATAAAAAGAACATCCCAGATTACCATTCTGAATCAAGTGATCGTTCAGCATGGTCCACACGAACACCAAAATCCTCGGAAAGAGAATATGGCGGCATGCCAGGAGATAAAAGCAATGATAGAACCAGAACTACTCAGAACAGACATGGATCAATACCTGGGAATAAAGACCAGTTCAGTGATAGATATGATCCCCAAAGCAGATATTCTGATGAGGATCCTCGTGAAGCATACCATGATGCGTGA